Below is a window of Escherichia coli DSM 30083 = JCM 1649 = ATCC 11775 DNA.
CTGAATGCCCGCCAGGTTGCTGGCGATATTTGCTCGCGCTTTTTTGATATTCACGGCGCAATGGTTGAAACGAATATGAGCGAAAAAACACTCTCTATCGAAATGAATAAATTAAAGCAGGCACGGTATTCCATTGGCATTGCCATGAGCGAAGAAAAATACAGCGGAATTGTTGGTGCACTGCGTGGAAAATATATTAATTGTCTGGTAACGAATAGCAGCACAGCTGAACTATTACTGAAATAAAAATCTTCCCGATGTTTACCGTAATAAAAATTACGGCGGGTCCCTACTATCTAAAATCAGGAGTCTGTTATGCAAACGTGGTTAAATTTGCAGGATAAAATCATTATTGTCACCGGTGGCGCATCCGGTATTGGTCTGGCGATTGTAGAGGAATTATTAGCACAAGGCGCGAATGTACAGATGGTCGATATTCACGGTGGCGATGGTCAATATGAAAGCCATAAAGGTTATCAGTTCTGGCCGACCGATATTTCCAGCGCCAAAGAGATAAATCATACGGTAGCAGAAATTATCCAGCGTTTTGGTCGCATCGACGGTCTGGTTAACAACGCCGGGGTCAATTTCCCGCGTCTGCTGGTCGATGAGAAAGCGCCTGCCGGGCAGTATGAACTCAACGAAGCTGCATTCGAAAAAATGGTCAATATCAATCAGAAAGGCGTTTTTCTGATGTCGCAGGCGGTGGCGCGACAGATGGTCAAACAACATGATGGCGTGATTGTGAATGTTTCCTCAGAAAGTGGGCTGGAAGGCTCAGAAGGCCAAAGCTGTTACGCCGCGACCAAAGCCGCGCTCAATAGCTTCACGCGCTCCTGGTCGAAAGAGCTGGGCAAGCACGGTATCCGTGTGGTCGGTATCGCGCCGGGGATTCTGGAAAAAACAGGACTGCGCACGCCGGAATATGAAGAAGCGCTGGCGTGGACGCGCAATATCACCGTCGAGCAGCTGCGTGAAGGCTATACCAAAAACGCCATTCCTATTGGGCGCGCCGGAAGATTAGCAGAAGTGGCTGATTTTGTTTGTTATCTGCTGTCTGAACGCGCCAGCTATATCACCGGAGTAACCACTAACATTGCAGGCGGCAAAACGCGCGGCTAAGGAGGCTTTATGGTCAATGCCATTTTTTGCGCCCACGGCAAATTAGCCTGCGCCATGCTGGAATCGGTTCAGATGGTGTACGGCGATGCCAGGGTCGAGGCAGTTGAATTTGTGCCCGGCGAGAACGCCGGAGACATTGTGGCAAAGCTGGAGAAGTTAGTGAGCATTCACAATCATGACGAGTGGCTAATCGCCGTGGATTTACAGTGCGGCAGCCCGTGGAATGCGGCAGCGATGCTTGCGATGCGCAATCCTCGTCTGCGGGTAATCAGCGGCCTTTCTCTGCCGCTGGCGCTCGAACTGGTTGATAACCAGGACAGCATGAATGTTGATGAACTGTGTGAACACCTGACGCAAATCGCAAAGCAAACCTGCGTCGTCTGGAGACAGGTAGCAACAGCAGAGGAGGATTTCTGATGAACATTACGCTCGCCCGCATTGATGACCGCCTGATCCACGGCCAGGTCACTACCGTCTGGTCTAAAGTGGCTAACGCCCAACGCATTATTATCTGCAATGACGAAGTTTATAACGATGAAGTTCGCCGGACATTATTGCGTCAGGCTGCGCCACCGGGAATGAAGGTTAACGTGGTCAATATTGAAAAAGCCGTCGCGGTT
It encodes the following:
- a CDS encoding mannose/fructose/sorbose PTS transporter subunit IIA, which encodes MVNAIFCAHGKLACAMLESVQMVYGDARVEAVEFVPGENAGDIVAKLEKLVSIHNHDEWLIAVDLQCGSPWNAAAMLAMRNPRLRVISGLSLPLALELVDNQDSMNVDELCEHLTQIAKQTCVVWRQVATAEEDF
- a CDS encoding SDR family oxidoreductase gives rise to the protein MQTWLNLQDKIIIVTGGASGIGLAIVEELLAQGANVQMVDIHGGDGQYESHKGYQFWPTDISSAKEINHTVAEIIQRFGRIDGLVNNAGVNFPRLLVDEKAPAGQYELNEAAFEKMVNINQKGVFLMSQAVARQMVKQHDGVIVNVSSESGLEGSEGQSCYAATKAALNSFTRSWSKELGKHGIRVVGIAPGILEKTGLRTPEYEEALAWTRNITVEQLREGYTKNAIPIGRAGRLAEVADFVCYLLSERASYITGVTTNIAGGKTRG